In a genomic window of Streptococcus oralis subsp. tigurinus:
- the rfbD gene encoding dTDP-4-dehydrorhamnose reductase codes for MILITGANGQLGTELRYLLDERNVDYVAVDVAEMDITKSEMVEKVFAEVKPTLVYHCAAYTAVDAAEDEGKELDFAINVTGTENVAKASEKYGATLVYISTDYVFDGKKPIGQEWEIDDLPDPQTEYGRTKRMGEELVENLTSQHYIIRTAWVFGNYGKNFVFTMQNLAKTHKTLTVVNDQHGRPTWTRTLAEFMTYLTDNQKEFGYYHLSNDSTEDTTWYDFAVEILKDSDVEVIPVDSSKFPAKAKRPLNSTMSLAKAKATGFIIPTWQDALKEFYKQEIRK; via the coding sequence ATGATCTTAATTACAGGTGCCAATGGTCAACTCGGTACCGAACTACGTTATTTACTAGATGAGCGAAATGTGGACTATGTTGCAGTGGATGTGGCCGAAATGGATATCACTAAGTCTGAAATGGTTGAAAAAGTCTTTGCTGAGGTTAAGCCAACTCTAGTCTATCATTGTGCAGCCTACACTGCTGTCGATGCAGCAGAAGATGAGGGGAAAGAACTGGATTTTGCCATCAACGTAACTGGCACTGAAAATGTAGCCAAGGCCTCTGAGAAATACGGAGCTACTCTAGTCTATATCTCGACAGACTATGTCTTTGATGGAAAGAAACCTATCGGACAAGAGTGGGAAATCGATGACCTACCTGATCCGCAAACAGAGTATGGACGTACCAAGCGAATGGGTGAAGAACTCGTTGAAAACCTTACATCACAGCATTACATTATCCGTACTGCTTGGGTCTTTGGAAATTATGGAAAGAACTTTGTTTTTACCATGCAAAATCTAGCCAAAACCCATAAAACGCTCACAGTGGTCAACGACCAACACGGTCGCCCAACCTGGACACGTACCTTGGCTGAATTCATGACCTACTTGACTGATAATCAAAAAGAATTTGGCTACTACCACTTATCAAATGACTCCACTGAAGATACCACTTGGTATGACTTCGCTGTCGAGATTCTTAAAGACAGTGATGTCGAAGTAATTCCTGTAGACTCCAGCAAGTTCCCTGCTAAGGCTAAACGTCCCCTCAACTCAACCATGAGTTTGGCAAAAGCAAAGGCGACTGGTTTCATCATTCCAACCTGGCAGGATGCCCTTAAAGAGTTTTACAAACAAGAAATAAGAAAATAA